GCAAAAATGTGAAAAGTTCTAGTTATGAAGTGTGGGAGAGTAATAAAAAAAATGGATGAACTCACTCAGGCGAGGGGGAGAGATTCGCCAGCCGAGTGAAGGGAGTTAAAGTGAGAAGCAGGGACGTCAGAACTAACATGAGCATGTGCGCCTCCGTTGTACTGTGGGTTGGTGTAGAAAGTAcaaggggggagagtgaaagaggtgAAAATAGATGAGGGTGGGACTGGAGGTAGAAATTGAGAGGTTACAGAAACTGGAAATGTTTATTCTTGAGAAGTTAGAAGTCATGGGGAGAGCTTATTAAAAGGATGCAAGCTTGTAGGGGTAAAGAGCTCTCATACTGAAGGAGGCGCACAGACTCAAGCTCAGAAGAGGAAAAGTGCACAGACAGTTTAGATATAATTATTTTACACAGgctggtgaatgtgtggaacagactGCCAGGCGAGGTCTTGGAACTGGGTTATGTTGGTAAGTTTGAGAGCTTGGTGGATATTTGACAAGGGAAGTGATTGACTGATAAGATACGATGGATTGCAGAGATCTTTTTAAGTCCTGTACGCTCCTTTAAGGAGATGCCACAACTGTTGCAGATGTGTTGTGAACAGTTTGGGGTGACTGAGGTTTTGCACAATAGTGGATGCTTGGGAACGATTTCAGTCTGCAGTTCAAAataagtagttgaggtgactgcaTAAGTCATCGGAACTGAACCGCAAGAGATTCCAGACTTGTAATTGCTCCAGATAGCCATTAATCTCTGTACATTGACTCTTGTGTTCCAGAATTTTAACCATATTCACATCAGTTGGACCTGGGTGCAGTATTGACATCGACTGCTAGATGACAGCGTTGGCTTACCTCCTAAATCCTTTTCAGTTATGCTGTTTTTAACCTGGAAATCCATTCTGCAAAATTAAATTCCTTTAATCCTCGGGGTTTACTTcaagttgtgttttttttactCCATTCTCACTTTAATTGAAATTTGTGCTTATCATTGTCAGGGATATCAGTCCTGGGGCATGAGACACTTTCCAATTCCTATGTCAACTGCACCTGGGTCAGTTGTAGTGTTAGATGCAAAATAATGCTGCTCAATTATTGCATTTTGATCTCTACATCAGATTTCAGTTGTAATGTGGACCGTTTGACATAGGAGCCTTGTAGCCACCAGAGAGGAGACTGTCCGATAAACCTGGCCTAGGGTTGAATCCAGTCTTCTATCTCTGCAAGGATCCGATGTGAAATGGACCCCAGTACAATGGAAATATCATTCCTGCGACCTGTTATTCAAACCACTGGCAGACTGGATGGCACAGTGCGGTAGTTATTTTGTAAATTGGGATTCTAATCTGAATAATTGGCTGGACATTTTCCACGTGGTAAAACACAAGTGGCCACTAAAAAGTCAGTTCCCTCTGATCAAAATGGAAGGGCAGAAAACCTGCATTGGAGGTCTGTCGGTATCTGTCAAGAAAAATCAATATAATAGCGCTTTCAACATTAAAAAAGTCTTCACAAAGGCGTAATTGAAAGAATAGGCGCTGAGAAGGAGGAGATATTGGGAAGGCTGACCAAAAACTTAGTCAAAGAGGAGATGTGTTTTCAGGAGATGGAGGGAATTACACAGGATgggacctaggtggctgaaggcacagccaccaatggtgggggagGATGTGCCAGAGGCCGGAGTAAGAGGAATGGAAAGTTTGTggggaattgtagggctggaggaggttagagatagggagtagCAAAGCCGTGGAGaggtttaaacacgaggatgagcagTTTGAATTTAAGGTGTcgggggaccgggagccagtgtaggtcagcaaggacagggggatTGGGTGAGTCAGGCTTGATGCGGGATAGGATACAtgcagcatagttttggatgagctgaaaataGATAATCATTTCGGTTGTAGACCAGGGGGTCTTTTCAGATGTCGACTGACCTGCTGTACTTTTATATTGTGTGTTTAAAGAGCACTGTCACTGGCAAAGTATCACGCTGGGCAAATACTGGTTTGAATTCACAGCTGGAGGCTGCAGTTTGGAAAATAAATTGATTTCCTTTCACTCTTATGAATTAAAATTACATGGAATTGCATAGAATtcctaattacatagaatgtaccacagaaacaggtcattcagctcaacatgccggtgtttatgctccacaggagtcgCCTCCCtgctctcttcatctaaccccatcagcatatccttctattcctttctccctcgtgtttatctagctttgccttaaatgcatcttatgctattcgcctcaactacatgttgtatcgagttccacattctacccactctctgggtaaagaaatttctcctgaattccctattggatttattaatgattatcttatatctatggccACTAGTTTTAGACACcccctcccacaagtggaaatacctTCCCCATGCCTACCCTATAAAAcccattcataatcttaaagacctcttatcAGGTTACCCATCAGCCTTccgttttccagagaaaagagctgcAGCCTGTTCAATATTAAAAGCTGTCACACACCACCATGTTTTTTTTTGATCTTCATTCTTGGATGTGAATGTCGCCTTCATGCCTAATTAGATAGTTGAGTCCTCACGATTGGACCGTGTTCGGGATTTTTAAGTCTGAATGTGTAATGGTGATCCCATTGGTTTCCATCCTTGGTCCATAGGAAACACCGATCGCTCCGCGTTGTGGATCTCACGGGACTCCAGGATGACGGAGACCGGCAAGATGCAGATACCATTGGCCAGTGGTCCCGGACTGTGGCTTTGGCCAAGGCCTGCATTGAAATATCTCGGACTAGCAGGAGGGACGAGTACAATTCATCCAAACGGAGGAAGGGGAAGAGTGGTGCCCCGGTGGAGGGAGCCTGCGATAGCCAGATGTGCGTGGAGATACACGCCAATCTCTTTGTCACGGGTAACTCTTACGGGACAGTAAAAGACGCACTGCAAGTGGGCAAAACGTCACCTCTTTGCCTGAAATGCCGGGACCTTCGAGCAGAAGAATTATCTGCAAAAAAGACAGTCAGTATTCTGGAGCTCTTGGACACTGTGGTTCTCAGGAAGATTGAGCTGCGTTACAACAATCTCGGTCTCTGCGGGCTCAACACAGTGTTCCCTTACTTACCGATGTTTGTGAACCTGATCAGCCTCAAGCTGCCCTACAGTAATATCGATGTGAGGCACATGACTGCGGAGATGGAAGAGTCCTTCCAGAACATGGTGTCCATGTTCAGTCAGCTGCCCAACGTGAAGGAGTTAAACCTGGCATCCTCCAGACTGTCTGGACGGATCCGAGAACTTCTGAGGTAAGTGCTCAGTACGTTTCCTGCAGCTTTTTGTCCATTCGCTGTagtacagttctatgggcactGCCAATGCTTTTGTACCTTGCCCAAATAGCCATTCTACATATGCAAGCATAGATAGTCTGTGCCAACAGGCAATTtgattgggggtgggaggagcatATAGGAATATTGATCctgtccacacatgcacttttcaATAGGGTCGCTggttagcgatcaggagcaagaatcctGACCGACTTTGAGGAATCACAGCATGGAAACCGGCTGTTCAGCCCATCCGATCcttgttggtgttcatcttccacatgagcagtagtcccaTGTGTCTGCCCTATTTCCTTAACCCTTTTATGGCCCTTTCCTTCAGccacctatctaatctattcttgaatgttgacatggtctctgcttcaatcactccaCAGCCTCACTACCctaagtgttttaaaaaaaaaagtttctccagcTCTTTGTCCTATATCTTAGCTGCCACTTTTCATTTCGCATCTCTTTATATCTCTTGGGCCCTACTCTcctgcctcctcctcttcctgttacCCAGTCAtgtctcctttcatttctcccctctcggatACTTTGCTCCCCAATCCTTCCATATTCCtcaaccttcctactctcctaccACCGTCCAGGCTTGACACCCCCTTGGATAAAGCCCTTTGCTTTCCTTTGTGCCTTTCTGTATTCTCCGAaaggcccatcgaggcactcgttGCTTCCTTCTTACGAGCAGCAACTCCAACTGACCCATCCTCTTCTCTTGCCGAACTTCCCACCCAGCGGGTCCACTGGGAGCTAATCTCACCCGCCTCCTTACCATCCTGCTCAGCTCACCCACACTACCCCTGTGGACTCTGTCAGTGGATCAACAATCACTGcccctttttgtatctctctccagaatgtctgttcacttgtgaacaaggcccttgtcaTCCATGACCTTAatttggatgattgcattgacgaTATGGCCTTGAGggaaacttggctcatgggtgATGAACCTTGCCCCTTATTCCCTGCCTGGTTATACCTTCCACCGTCATGGCgatggtgtggcccttatcaccaaatctcaccttgctctgtccctcactcctctaagcatctcaccttgttccatccctctctctcccttaaaatcctcattctctagaatcatagaaaggttacagcatggaagggagggtatttggcccatcaagtccgagTCGCCCACCAAGCCCCACcccaagtttctcaccaagatatcctcactgcgttcctccctcaacctctgcacctagtgacttctcatcctcggtgatttcaacctccatctcgaCTCACCTTGGTCTCTCTCTTCTGAGTTTATTAAACTACTGACTACCCATCTTCACATCCTTGGCcccgtgttagctgatattgtaaacggttccctctccttggGTACTGGCTCcttcctttcaaatctgccagcATTACTTCTCCTCTTCAAAAAATCCACCTGTCAACCCTTTGAGCTTACAAGCTACTGCCCtgtctccaaactccctttcctctccaaagttcttgaatgtgttgtcgcctcccaaatctgtgcctatctttcccgcaactccatgtttgaacctctccaattaagtttacacccctgccacagcactgaaatggctgaaatcagagtcacaaatgacattctctgtgactgtaaccatggtgcactatcccttctcattcttcttgaACTGTCTGGAACCTTTGACGTGGATGACCACACTTCCTCCTTCATTGCCTCTCCTTGGACtcggccacaaactctgttctctcaccaccgattccatcccctcccTGGCTACTTTCACAGACTAACCAGACTTTACAATCTTGTACCAGACAttttgtcctatttgaccctgagttaaGCTTTGaacaccatatcctctccatcaccaagactgcctgctttcacctctcCTAACATCCCCCTGCCTCAACTTATCTGCTGCTCAAACCTTCactcatgcttttgttacctccaagctcgactattccaatgctctcctggccggccgcccatcttccaccctccataaacttgagctcatccaaaactctgctgcctgtatcctaactcgcatcaagtctcgCTCACCCAATACCCTTGTGCTTATTGAGCTACTCTGGCTCCCAGTCAACCAATGCCTCGAttataaaattttcatcctcatgttcaaatccctccatggcctcgcccctcccaatttctgtgacctcctccagcccgacaaccatcCAAGAACTCTACATTCTTCCATCTCTAACCACTTGTGCGTCCCCAATTTCATTCGTTCCACCACTGGTGACTGGAgtacttacctaaggaaggatatacttgccttagagggggtgcaatgaaggctcactagattggacaatcctctcattccaggaatcagtgaggagagattgtgtagaatgggcctatattctctggagtttaagaatttttcgatgagatcacttctcattcttctagagggcttgacagggtagatgctgagaggctgtttcccctggttggagagtctagaactaggggtcgtcCATTTAGGATAGAGggaaacttggctcatgggtgATGATACCTTGCCCCTTATTCCCTGCCTGGTTATACCTTCcaccaccacctgccctgcccaaaCCCTCATGGTGGTgctgtggcccttatcaccaaatctcaccttgctctgttccctcactcctcctttgagcatctcaccttgttccacccctctcatctctcccttaaaatcctcgttctctggaatcatagaaaggttacagcacggaaggaggccattcggttcatcgagtccacgccaccCACCCAAGCCCCACcccaagtttctcaccaagatatcctcactgcgttcctccctcaacctctgcacctagtgacttctcatcctcggtgatttcaacctccatctcaactcaccttgggACAGAgatgagaaatgtcttcactcagaggattgtgaatctttggaatcctctaccccagagggcagtggatgtccAGTCATTGAttttattcaagactgaaattgatagatttttggacactaagcgaatcaagggatatggggatagggtgcaaaagtggaattgaggttgaagatcagccatgatcttattgaatggcggagcaggctcgaggggccatatggcctacccccattcctgtttcttatgttcttatgtgccttcagctgtctaggccctctgctctggaattcccaccctaaacctctccgcccctctctcctcgaatatgctccttaagacctacttctttgaccaaacttttaatcatctgtccttatatctcctcctttggctcagtgtcagtttttgtctgattaagctcctgtgaagcgctaagtgctatataaatgcaagttgttttagtACATCGCCTACAGTTAATCTTGTACCTTTTGAACATTGTTCtatctcaatcactggaaacagtttgtttcggtgcggactcgatgggcagaatggcctccttccgtgctgtaacttttctatgattctatatgcccTCCATCCTccttcattttaaacacctttatcaaatcaccccttgatCTCCTTTGTAAAAACTGCCTCAACTTTTATAGGATCCCCGTTAGCCCACTTAGACCAACTGTACTCCCCCCAGAATCATTGCAGTGGAGAACATTGGGTAGAGACAGGGGATCGACCGCGGGACCTTCCTTCGTGCCATATGGTGCATTTACCCAATCAGCCATGGTGAAGCAGCCTGTCtttgttttatttaaaatattcCAATTAACTTGTTCATCGAAAGGCTCGTGATCTAGTTAACTCCTCTTAAATGGTGTGTAATGTAGTGTCTGGCCCTCTGTGCTTAACtgctgcctcgattttaaaattctcatccttgttttcaaatccctccgtggccttgcccctccctatctctgtaacctcctccagccctacaaccctctgagatctccgcactcctccaatttGTGCACCCCTGAGTTTAATTGCTccgccattggcagctgtgccttcagttgttgAGGCCCTAAGTCTGGAATTTCCcgctaaacctcttcgcctctctacctctctctcctttaaaacgctccttaaaacctaactctttgaccaagcttttagtgtcaaattttgtttgataatcgctgctgtgaagcatcttggggcgttttactatgttaaaggcgctatataaatgcaagttgttggtagtCGAACAACTGGTTTAATCCCAGTGAACAATGACCAGATTATTGCCCAGTTTCTAGCAGACAATTGTTTGCTGTGTGATTCATCAGCTATGTTCTCACTGCCCTGCAGTCTCCATCAGTGATTAGTCATTCCAGTGGTGCTTATAGCTAAGGATGGGGATCAGGCTGGGTTGTGATGCCTTCCAGTTGAATAACTGTCTAAATGTGCACCTGAATAATGCCCACATGGGTGCGATACTGGAGgactcatggaactgtaccttaGTAAGAAACCGGTGCTTTCATTGTGGGGTCCTGTATCAGCAGTGGTTCAGTAGTAGCACTTTCGCCTCGAGTCcaaaggttgtgggatcaagtaTCACtacagagatttgaacacataacctaggctgacattccagtgcagtactgagggagtgctgcactgttggaggtgccatcttttggatgaggcccaGTTTGCCTGTTCAGGGTggatagttctggtctcctggccaacatttatccttcggccaacatttatccttcaaccaacatcacgaaaaacagattaactggtcatatatctcattgctgtttgtgggtccttgctatgtgtaaattgcctgctgcgtttccctacattacatcagtgactacacttcgggacgtcctgaggatatgaaaggcacaatataaatgcaagtttgttctttcataTGAGGAGATGGCATTGGGAGGGGAAAGCTGTGTACAGCCACTAGGGTTTGTGTTccttgtttctgtattttactgtCTATTTGGAGGTCAACTGTTCACAAAAGATTGAGTTGGGTCTGAATTTGGAAAATTTCCACCATTGATTGTATCCATGAAATGTAGGGTTAATGGATTCTGCAGGAATCAAGTAGGATCTGCTTTCCTCTCCCAAAGTACTGGCAAATGAtgaacaacaacatcaacaattcGCATtgctatagcgcctttaacgtagtaaaacgttccaaggcacttcacaggagagattatcaaataaaatttgacgccAAACCAcatgagaaattaggacagggaccaaaagcttgatcaaagaggtaggttttaaggagcattttatagggggagagaggtgaagaggtttagggagggaattccagagcttgatgGTTCAACTAGAGATAAAAGATCCCCTAAAAAAAGCAAGAAGTCCTCCCAGTGTTCTactcaacattcctccttcagccaacatcaccaaataacagattgacctgctgtgcataaattggtcaCAATTGGTTTACCCACAGAagggactgcacttcaaaaaggaaattcattctttgtgaaggtaattggcaaaagaaccagaggcgagatgaggagaattttttttatgcagcgagttatgatctggaatgcactgcctgaaagggcggtggaagcagatttagtagtaactttcaaaagggaattggataaatacttgaaagggaaaacatttgcagggctatggggaaagagcaggggagtggaactaattggatagttctttcaaagagccggtagaggcacgatgggccgaatgacgtcctctgctgtatgattctatgaagtgctaTGGGATGTTCTGAGAGACGCCATACGAACGCAAGTTCTCGTCTGTCTTTGTCTCACCGAGAGTCCGTTCCTTACAAAAAAACATCTGCTTCCATGCTGCCTCTGACCAGCTCAGCCCACAAACTCCAGTAAACGATTTGATTCTCTGGCTGTGTTGCAGATTAGCCCTGTGGCAGTGCTTGTGTGGAGTGTAACAGATTTGTTTCAAACAGTGTCTTGCAGAAGCCCTTGGAAAGTTTGGAGCTCGCCTACTGCTACCTTCTACCAACTGATGCTACCTACCTGGCCAACAGCCATCATGCCCCTTTCCTGAGGAAGCTGGATTTGAGCGGCAACAACTTGTCCGATGTCCTCCTTGGCCCCTTCTGCCAGATCCTGCAGCAGGCCTCCAACTCGCTGGTCTACCTGGACATCATGGAGTGCAGGGTGATGGACAGACAACTCACCTCCTTCCTGCCCGCCCTCAGGCACTGCTCTCAGCTCCAGTACTTCAGCTGTTTCTGTAACCCTATCTCCAGCCAGGGCCTCAAGGCCTTGCTTCACACCGCAGTGCAGCTGGCGGCCCTTAAAATCGTTGTGCACCCTATCCCGGTTGACTGCTACGAAGAAGGACTTCCCTGGCCCCCATCGACATATGACCTTATTGACTACAGTATCAACCAAGAAAAGCTCAGTAGGGTTGATGCAGAACTGAACGAGATCCGGTTAAAGGCAGTGAGAACAGATATTGTTACAACAGTTGAGCTATACAGTGATTTCTCGCTTGATATGTTGCAGTTGTACTGAAGCAAAACCcttcgttttttttttaacaacaggAACAGCTTGTATTAAATGCGTTTGAGACACAGATGCAATTTATATGAATTGTTTTTATATGTTCAATTTTGCCtggttagatagatagatagatatatatatctcTTTTATATAGTTTAAAAACATTGGTGCAGTTGTAATAAATTTTACTGTTATCTTTTCAAGGAAGCAATAAGATAAACCATTTTATTCAATGTCTTCTCCTGCTCATATATAGGATGCACAAAGCCTATGGAAAAGTAGAATCGATACTCTCTCCCTTTTCCCTTTctttcccaccccctccaccactgcaaTCAGTCCATTAGCCAATGGTTCAGTTTGAAATGAAAGGTGTTTGTTGCAGGAGGAATTGGATGTATTGTAGCCTGAAAAGGAACCTTGAGATGGTGGTTTGCAGATTGGGGAAGGGGTAGGATGCATTTTACAGTTTTCTTTCTGTGAAATGAATTGACCAAATACCCCTCGAACATCGAAGGGCTGAGTGAGCAACGGTGCATTTTGATAGAGTCAGAGTCCCGCTGGTTTCCTGTAGTCTGTTCAGCTTTGAGTGGATACTGAAGTGATAAAGAAGAAACTGTAGTCAGGGACTGGAGAATTCTGCTGCACCTCCAGGCCAAGATTTGCAGCAAGCCTGACCAACTTGTGGATCGCGAGATTGTAATTACCGAGAGAAGTCTATCCCATGCTAATGTATATAATGCTTTAAAAATAGTTACTGTGCTCTGACTCCGTTCACCCAGGTGCTGATCAGCTGTTTATAGTAACAGCAGCCATCGAACTGCTAGCTGTACACTGCTTTTCACCTAGCCAGGTGAGTTAAGTGGCAGCTCGCCAAATTGGTGCCTTTATTCTTTTAGGCATTTGTGTTTTCAAGTGTAGAATAGTGAGCAGAGCCCGGGAATCAACAGAATTGTTAAATTGAGTGTTTGTGTCAAATTAGAGGTTACAGTGAAACATCTTATGGCTTATAGTGTGTTTGAAGTACTGGTGAGTGTCAGCCCTTGTGGACAGATGGATGCAATAACCAGCTGGTGTTACCGACAACTTGTGTTCAGCTCATTGTCACATTAAACaaaccaggaggtacagtgttataATTGAAAACAGAGCGAAGGGGCGGGGGAGAAACTTAATGCTGAGGCTGTATCCACCATTGTGGAATGTGTAACTTGTAAATCCTGGCACATTTAGAACATAGGGGCTGAGTAGAGCATCAGAGGCTGGACTCAGAACTGAGCGAGCTGGTGGAGGAGCTGAAAGCAGTGAGGTTATTGAGTGTCCTACCTCACAGGTGAAGTATGGAGATTAGATGATCAGTGTTAGCTGACCCAGCAGATTGAGGACACCAGGCCTGGCCCAGAGTTTCCCCGGAGATGCTGCTGCTCTGCCAGAAGTTCTGGGCCCGGGTATTTAATACAATCACAATTTGCGAAGGAGAACAGCAGCACGTAGGAGAAATTATGCAGTGCCGTGCCTGGTCATGGAATTGCAGAGCACCAGGGGGCCCCGACTACAACCTAGTGCTAGAGACTGCTCTCCCTTTGCTTTGCTCCACACTGCTGCTGCTCTGAAATGGTTGAATGCAGACTTCATAAATGAGCCTGTAACCAGgatcattttgttttaaaaagccgATTAGCTAGCATTTATTTATCCTTCTGTCCACTAACAAGAACAGCTTATGTGCAATATTACACTCCTCCCAGAAAAGAATACACCATAGAAAGCAACCAGACAGCCCAAATCAGACAGCCTGTGCATTAAAAAGAAAGTCAGGTGCAGTGCCATTAGATGTCGCTAGCACCAATGGGATGTACTTGACCACCTGTCTCATGAGTATAATTGGCAACGGGGGTGACGTCATAGTAACTTTTTCTCCAGCTTGTCTCATTGGAGTTCTGAAAATTAGGACACCAAACTGCAGAATAAAACCTCCAGTGGTGCGCACTGCCATCTTGAATTACATTATTGAAGTTCGTGGGGCAGCCCAGCCCCATTTGATTTACTACTGTCTTTGTATAAAGTGCATATAAGAGGAAGAGTAACTGCTCTATAGAAATGTGGGTTAGAATTGAGCCCAATGCCCTAAGTGTTCTTACTTAACTCACCATCATTGTACTTCTTTAGAGATGTATATATTAAAATTCaactatttttttcttttaaaatgaatgcaCTATTATTCCATTTAGTTCCTGTATACCTTGCTGTAGTGGTACATCACTGGAATAAATGCGTGGAAGTGCATTATACTTGgctaaagagcaggggaatagccatgaggaaaggggagagagaccaaagagctagcacaagcatgatgggctgaatggctgccttctgtgctgtatgattcaaccaACCACACAAACAGATTAACAGATCATTGCTCTATCTGGGAGCTTGTACGGAAGCATTGAGCTGTTTGATGTATCGGAtatatcagaacataagaaataggagcaggagtaggccaaaaggcccctcatgcctgcgctgccattcagtaagatcatggctggacttcgacctcaactcccctttcccgcccgatccccatatcctgtgATTCCCTCTGAGCCCAAAAATCTGTTGCTCTCAGTCttcaatatattcaacgactgagcatcctcagccctctggggtagagaattccaaatattcatgatcctcagtgaagaaatccctcctcatctcagtcctaaatgtccaaccccttatcctgagactgtcccctagttctagactctccagccaggggaaatatcctctcagcatctaccctgtcaagccctctaagaatcttatatgtttcaatgagatcacctctcattcttctaaactccagagtgtataagcccattttactcaacctatCCTTATAGGGCaaccccttcatcccaggaatcaatctagtgaacctttgttgcaccgtctctaaggcaagtatatccttccttaggtaaggagaccaaaactgtacacagtactccagatgtggtctcaccaaagccctgtacaattgcagcaagacttccttactcttggccttattgcaagggggttggagtacaacatatcatttgccttcctaattgcttgctatacctgcatgttaactttgtgtttcttgtactaggacacccaattccctctgaacatcaacatttaatagtttctcaccatttaaaaatattctgtttttctttccaaagtgaataacctcacattgccccacattatactccatctgccaccttaacctgtctatatccctttgcgtccttctcgcagcttactttcccacttagctttgtattatcagcaaacttggatacattacactcagtcccttcagctAAGtcgttaacatagattgtaaatagctaaggcccaagcactgatccttgcggtaccccacgagttacaacctgccaacccgcaaATGACCCGTTTaatcctacactctgttttctgtccgttaaccaatcccatgagccctaatcttgtgtaacaacctcttgtgtggcatcttattgaatgcctttttaaaaccaaatatacaacatccactggttcccctttatctaccctgctagttacaccctcaaaaaactctaatggatttgtcaaacactatttccctttca
This DNA window, taken from Heptranchias perlo isolate sHepPer1 chromosome 2, sHepPer1.hap1, whole genome shotgun sequence, encodes the following:
- the LOC137299672 gene encoding leucine-rich repeat-containing protein 14-like isoform X2; this encodes MNSLVFFCAQKVISDHASTRKALDYIPHEIYPVLFKAAFLDLRTLVLRDVVQRWPFSVLNFSTILKRCKHCDRDVIREKPNKQCLQAVIMGVKDYLLNELRQNRVLTNRKHRSLRVVDLTGLQDDGDRQDADTIGQWSRTVALAKACIEISRTSRRDEYNSSKRRKGKSGAPVEGACDSQMCVEIHANLFVTGNSYGTVKDALQVGKTSPLCLKCRDLRAEELSAKKTVSILELLDTVVLRKIELRYNNLGLCGLNTVFPYLPMFVNLISLKLPYSNIDVRHMTAEMEESFQNMVSMFSQLPNVKELNLASSRLSGRIRELLSVLQKPLESLELAYCYLLPTDATYLANSHHAPFLRKLDLSGNNLSDVLLGPFCQILQQASNSLVYLDIMECRVMDRQLTSFLPALRHCSQLQYFSCFCNPISSQGLKALLHTAVQLAALKIVVHPIPVDCYEEGLPWPPSTYDLIDYSINQEKLSRVDAELNEIRLKAVRTDIVTTVELYSDFSLDMLQLY
- the LOC137299672 gene encoding leucine-rich repeat-containing protein 14-like isoform X1, whose translation is MNSLVFFCAQKVISDHASTRKALDYIPHEIYPVLFKAAFLDLRTLVLRDVVQRWPFSVLNFSTILKRCKHCDRDVIREKPNKQCLQAVIMGVKDYLLNELRQNRVLTNRKTKASTSQDIYKLRKHRSLRVVDLTGLQDDGDRQDADTIGQWSRTVALAKACIEISRTSRRDEYNSSKRRKGKSGAPVEGACDSQMCVEIHANLFVTGNSYGTVKDALQVGKTSPLCLKCRDLRAEELSAKKTVSILELLDTVVLRKIELRYNNLGLCGLNTVFPYLPMFVNLISLKLPYSNIDVRHMTAEMEESFQNMVSMFSQLPNVKELNLASSRLSGRIRELLSVLQKPLESLELAYCYLLPTDATYLANSHHAPFLRKLDLSGNNLSDVLLGPFCQILQQASNSLVYLDIMECRVMDRQLTSFLPALRHCSQLQYFSCFCNPISSQGLKALLHTAVQLAALKIVVHPIPVDCYEEGLPWPPSTYDLIDYSINQEKLSRVDAELNEIRLKAVRTDIVTTVELYSDFSLDMLQLY